The Sulfolobus sp. A20 genomic interval ATTGCGTAGATTACTCGTGAAGAAGCTAACATATATGCCATTCCTCCTAGCATACCATCATTTATTGCTACAACGAGTATTCCTATTCTTTCTGGCAGGTTTAAGGTAGATAGTAGAAATTGAACAAGATTTCCAGTAAAATTTAGCGAGGCTAAAGCATAGAAGAAGAAAGATGATAGTAGACCTCCTACAAGAATTACAGAAATTGCAACCTCACCAACAGTTTTTTGTGCATACTTTACCTCACCGGATAGAGGAGTTATCGAACCATAGCCAGTTGGAATACCTAAACCAAATAGTATACCTTCAATGAACTTAGTTGTAATATCTTTTTCGCTAAAGATTGGTAAGTAAAAATGAAAGTTCGATAGATAAAGAAAGAAAACAGAGAGTAACACTATTCCTATCATTTCTACGATTCCAGATCCTATAGCATATTTTGACGATATTTTGACTCCAGACATGAAGATTATTGAGGCTAGTATAACAATAATAACAGATATGTAGAAAGGACTAAATCCAGTCATCAAGTATATTATGTAAGCACTTCCAGCAAGTAATGTGCCACCGTATGCAAAAGCGTAAATTATATAGTTCCAACCAGTAGAAAGTCCTAGTTTTTCCGTTAAACCATGAAAGGCATAAGTATAATACCCACCCGATCTTGTAAATCTCTTAGATAAGAAGTAAATAACGAGACCGTTCATTAAAACAACTATCGTTGCTCCAATCATGGCAAATGTTGATAGTAACCCGGCATAAAAGATCATAACAGTGCCAAAAGTTAATAACGAGATTAATGGCCCTTGACCTCCAAACGATATGAAGAACAATTCTCTAAATCTAATAACTCTCTTCAATTCCTTGTCTTTTTCCTCACTTTTTTCAACCATTAAGCTAATAATCTTTAGGTAATATAAAAAATTATGAGGATCATATCAACGGAGAAAGTTCCGGAAGAGTGTAAGAAGGTAATTAATGTTAAAGACGAAAACTTGACTGATAATGATTTTAGGGAGGCAGAGATATTATTGACGTGGCCTAGTAGAGTAAATAAAGACTTAATAAGCAAGATGCCTAATATAAAGGTAATACAGACTTTTTCAGCTGGCGTGGATGACTTAGATTTTTCTATACTTCCTCAAAACGTTAAAGTGTTTTCTAATGCTGGAGCTTACGCATTATCGGTAGCTGAACATACATGGGGGTTAATATTAGCATTAGCTAAAGGTGTAGGGACTAAAAAGAGGACTATTGTTTATGAAGTTACCGGTAAAACGTTATTAATATTAGGTGGAGGTGGTATAGGCTCAGAAGTTGCTAGAATTGGGAAGTCAGCTTTCAGAAATTACGTAGTAGGAATATCGAGGTCGTTTAAGAAGCCTGAATGGTTTGACGAGAAACATACTATTTCGATGTTAAGGCAAAAGATTAATGAAGCTGATATAATAGTTGATACGTTGCCACTAAATAAGCAAACTAAAAGTTTACTTAACTATGAATTACTAAAGAACGTTAAACCAAAAACGATAATAGTCAACGTAGGAAGAGGAGAAACAGTAGATGAGGAGGGAATTTATAAACTTTTGAGGGAAAGACCTGATGTCAGATTTGGTACTGATGTGTTTTGGAGAAAGAACGGAAAGGAAGATTTCTTCAATACTAAGCTTTGGGAGTTAGATAATTTTACAGGGACTTTACATACTGCTGGAGCTTATGGAAATGATGAAGTAATGAAAAGAGCTATGACGATCGCTTGTATGAATGTGAAAAAATATATAGATAGCGGTGTCGGAGATAATGAAGTGAGGAGAGAAGATTATGTTTGATAAATCTGCTGATAAACAGGTAGAAGAGTGGATAAAGGAATTAGGCTTATCCGTCAATAGGCCTCCGCAAGCTAAAGAATATTTTCACGTTTTGGTTGCTCCCCCTCAAGGTGGACCGGCCCTAAGCGTAATAAGAATTAACGAGAATTCAAAATTTTATGTGATAGCTATGGGAATAGCAATACATCCTACTCATATATCCTCATTGATGTCTATGAAAAAAGAGGAGAGAATAAAGTTTTTAATAGATCTCCAATTAGAGGCTTTAAGATATGGTGTAGACTTCGTAGCAATACCACCCAATCAAGAAGTGCCTAATGCTATACAGATATCAAGACCTTTGTTTGTGGAAAATTTGACAGCAAATGAATTCATAAAAACTTTATTAAACGTTAGAAATGCGGGAGTAAGTATTATGCTAAAGTTTGCTCAAAAATTCGGTCCTTATGAATCACAACAGAGTACTTCGTTAAGATACACGTAAAAATTTTTATTCTATTTTTAATATGAACTTACTACGTATGAGTGAGCTTAAGAGCATTTTATGGAAGATTATAGATAATGAAGCACCATTAGTTGATAGTGATATAGTAATGTATCACGTTAAGGAAGGTATATTAACTGAGGAAGATGTAAAAAAGTGGAGAGAGGCATTAAGGTTGCTAAGGGAAGCATATTATGATTCTTATAAGAACGAAAAGTTAGCGATTGAAAAAAGCCTTAAGGCTCTAGAGATTGTAAATTCAATAGTTCCTAAGAAACCTATGCCACCTGAAATGAAAATACGATTCGAAGATTTAAAGAAAAATATTGAGCTTATTGCTAAATTAAATAAATAGTTTTTGTTTAAAATGATGTACTTTTGATAGATGTTCTGCATTATCCCTTGAATAATAATATCTTTCTTTTATTCCTATAAGCTTAATTTAATATTTTTTAAGGGAACATCTTTTAAGCTTTTATGAAACTCCTCACCTTAATTTAGGAAAGTTTTTTAAACTTTTAGGACAGAAAAGCTTAAAGGGAAGTTATATGGACCTCAAGAAGGCAGCGTTGTCTTTTAAGGAGAATTATGCTCAAGCTATGGCTGTAACAGCACCGCTCGGTAGTGTTGTCTCAACTACTACTGCAGCTATTGCCTATGCAGGTTCTTCAGTGGTATTCACTACCTTCTTGTCTCTAGTTGCTAGTGCTCTATGGATTTATACGTTATCAATGTACACTAGAAAGATTGCGTCAGCGGGAGGTTATTATACTTTCAATTATGGGGCTTGGAGAAGTAAAAAGTTTGCATTTCTCGAAGCATTAACTGAAGCAGTAGCTTATATATTACTTAATGCGGTAAATGTTATAGCAATATATTCAATATTATCGGTCACGTCTAATTTACTGAATATTCATATTCCTACTTGGGTTTTATACCTATCCCTATTTTTAGCAGTAATATATCCGACTATTGCCTCGCTGATAGACATTAGAAAATTACTAGGATATATTGTGACTATTAGTGCTACAGCTGAAGCTATATTACTGATAGTATTATTTCTACTGTCGTTATCCAATGGATTTCATCTAGACTACTTCTTGCCAAAGTTTAGAAGCCCCGGAGACTTAGCCACAGCATTCGTTTTAACCACAGTAAGTATATCGGGTGCAGGAGCTTCAACTTACTTAGGAGAGGAGACGAAAGACCCTCATAAAAATGTAACGAAAGGTATGTGGCTTGCGTTGATAATAGGTGGGGCTTCAATGTTTCTAGGAACTTATGGTATAATCGCATTATGGTCTGGAGCCCTAACTAATATAACTAGTACTCCTCAACCATTATTTGTAGAAATGATAAGATATGGTAGTATAGCCTTGTTTATTTCACTAATCTTATCTATAAATAGTCTTCTTTCATCTAATATAGGCACTACAGTGGGCTCAGCAAGAATATTATATAACTTAGCTAGAGAGAATGCAGCACCGTCTATTTTTAGAAGGTTGAATCAAAAAGGAGAGCCCTTATTCGCAACCGTCATAGCCGGTGTTGCGACCGGTGTAATAACTATCGTTTCAATAAATCTTTTAGGTTTTCAGAGTGCTCTTAATGAGATAGCTGCTGTTGAGGGAATATTGTGGTTATTAGGAAGAATATTTGATGGATTTGGTGCACCTATTTTCTACTGGAGAATAGGTAACTTGAAATTAGGATATGTAATAATCCCAGTAATAGCTACTCTTATTAATTCATGGGGAGACATTCAGTCAATATTATCAATGGATATGGTTCAAATCTTTTCCCTTGCGTCATTTGGAGTTTTAACTGTAGTGTGGTATGCCTTAAAGGCTAGCAAGGGTAATCCTGGATCGTTGGTAGTTGATGAG includes:
- a CDS encoding APC family permease: MVEKSEEKDKELKRVIRFRELFFISFGGQGPLISLLTFGTVMIFYAGLLSTFAMIGATIVVLMNGLVIYFLSKRFTRSGGYYTYAFHGLTEKLGLSTGWNYIIYAFAYGGTLLAGSAYIIYLMTGFSPFYISVIIVILASIIFMSGVKISSKYAIGSGIVEMIGIVLLSVFFLYLSNFHFYLPIFSEKDITTKFIEGILFGLGIPTGYGSITPLSGEVKYAQKTVGEVAISVILVGGLLSSFFFYALASLNFTGNLVQFLLSTLNLPERIGILVVAINDGMLGGMAYMLASSRVIYAMSKDELLPKFFSKVNKERPIYSEALSTVFFIIGLTLSSYLLGLYGTFQALGALAGLFNIFIHMSANFSLFRISLKRFIKRVGEIVVSILAILISAYIFLYSLPSVEKYVAYIFFGWIILGFLYAESLDILRQTPREEQK
- a CDS encoding glycolate dehydrogenase encodes the protein MRIISTEKVPEECKKVINVKDENLTDNDFREAEILLTWPSRVNKDLISKMPNIKVIQTFSAGVDDLDFSILPQNVKVFSNAGAYALSVAEHTWGLILALAKGVGTKKRTIVYEVTGKTLLILGGGGIGSEVARIGKSAFRNYVVGISRSFKKPEWFDEKHTISMLRQKINEADIIVDTLPLNKQTKSLLNYELLKNVKPKTIIVNVGRGETVDEEGIYKLLRERPDVRFGTDVFWRKNGKEDFFNTKLWELDNFTGTLHTAGAYGNDEVMKRAMTIACMNVKKYIDSGVGDNEVRREDYV
- a CDS encoding DUF2299 domain-containing protein yields the protein MFDKSADKQVEEWIKELGLSVNRPPQAKEYFHVLVAPPQGGPALSVIRINENSKFYVIAMGIAIHPTHISSLMSMKKEERIKFLIDLQLEALRYGVDFVAIPPNQEVPNAIQISRPLFVENLTANEFIKTLLNVRNAGVSIMLKFAQKFGPYESQQSTSLRYT
- a CDS encoding APC family permease, producing MDLKKAALSFKENYAQAMAVTAPLGSVVSTTTAAIAYAGSSVVFTTFLSLVASALWIYTLSMYTRKIASAGGYYTFNYGAWRSKKFAFLEALTEAVAYILLNAVNVIAIYSILSVTSNLLNIHIPTWVLYLSLFLAVIYPTIASLIDIRKLLGYIVTISATAEAILLIVLFLLSLSNGFHLDYFLPKFRSPGDLATAFVLTTVSISGAGASTYLGEETKDPHKNVTKGMWLALIIGGASMFLGTYGIIALWSGALTNITSTPQPLFVEMIRYGSIALFISLILSINSLLSSNIGTTVGSARILYNLARENAAPSIFRRLNQKGEPLFATVIAGVATGVITIVSINLLGFQSALNEIAAVEGILWLLGRIFDGFGAPIFYWRIGNLKLGYVIIPVIATLINSWGDIQSILSMDMVQIFSLASFGVLTVVWYALKASKGNPGSLVVDENNKVITIDEYLKKVVSR